In a genomic window of Flavobacterium lipolyticum:
- a CDS encoding nuclear transport factor 2 family protein: MKNIIATIVLLLTIGMFITSCTVTKKITITESKPYTPISKELFDTIVKMDGVVFEAANKGDLEKLKTLFAEDLEFFHDTGGLDDYTKTMENFRRIFTNYGYTRRVLVEGSIEVYPIKDYGAIQTGLHKFCRLEKGELINCGTYKFTHIWKNTPIGWKITRVISYGH; encoded by the coding sequence ATGAAAAATATAATTGCTACAATCGTATTATTGCTCACAATAGGAATGTTCATAACATCCTGTACCGTAACCAAAAAAATAACCATAACCGAATCAAAACCCTATACACCGATATCTAAAGAACTATTTGATACCATTGTAAAAATGGACGGAGTTGTTTTTGAAGCTGCTAACAAAGGTGATTTAGAAAAATTAAAAACTTTATTCGCAGAAGACCTTGAATTCTTTCATGATACGGGAGGACTAGACGACTATACAAAAACAATGGAAAACTTCCGACGAATTTTCACCAATTATGGATACACAAGAAGAGTTCTGGTAGAAGGAAGCATTGAAGTTTACCCCATTAAAGATTATGGAGCCATACAAACCGGATTGCATAAATTCTGCCGACTTGAAAAGGGAGAGCTCATCAACTGTGGTACCTATAAATTTACTCATATCTGGAAAAACACCCCTATAGGCTGGAAAATTACCCGAGTCATTAGCTATGGGCATTAA
- a CDS encoding serine hydrolase domain-containing protein, which produces MKAFLKSFIVLFLIICSGLSAQSLEIQIDNLIASKFQPENPGAVFLAVKKGKVVYRKAFGMANLEMDVQMKPESVFEIGSMTKQFTAVAVLMLAEQGKLKLDDEITKFIPDYPTNGNKITVHHLLTHTSGIKDFTSMKAIKDIARQDLSPKELVDFFKNEPIDFKPGEKYKYCNSGYVLLGYIIEMVSGQTYEAFITQHIFKKIGMENTYYASHDKMIKNRVSGYRERDGFINANYISFSIPYASGSILSNVDDLLKWQYAINANTLLNPASTKKAFVNYKLNDGTNIDYGYGWHLEKVKDKIVREHGGSIFGFKSMGVYEPTEQVYVVGLSNCDCNSPTAITKEIASFLID; this is translated from the coding sequence ATGAAAGCCTTCTTAAAATCGTTTATTGTTCTGTTTCTAATTATCTGTTCGGGACTGTCGGCTCAGAGTTTAGAAATCCAAATAGATAATTTAATTGCCTCAAAGTTTCAACCTGAAAATCCCGGGGCTGTTTTTCTGGCGGTTAAGAAAGGAAAAGTAGTGTATCGAAAAGCTTTTGGAATGGCCAATTTAGAAATGGATGTTCAAATGAAACCCGAGTCTGTTTTTGAAATCGGATCCATGACCAAACAATTTACGGCAGTTGCTGTTTTGATGCTGGCAGAGCAGGGGAAGCTTAAACTTGATGATGAAATCACGAAGTTTATTCCCGATTATCCAACAAATGGGAATAAGATTACTGTACATCATTTACTAACGCATACTTCAGGAATTAAAGATTTTACGAGTATGAAAGCTATAAAAGATATTGCCAGACAAGATTTGTCTCCAAAAGAACTGGTAGATTTTTTTAAAAATGAACCCATCGATTTTAAGCCGGGTGAAAAATATAAATATTGTAATTCGGGATATGTGCTTTTGGGGTATATCATTGAAATGGTTTCCGGACAGACTTATGAAGCCTTTATAACACAGCATATTTTTAAGAAAATCGGAATGGAAAATACCTATTACGCGAGCCATGATAAAATGATTAAAAACAGGGTTTCGGGTTATCGAGAGAGGGATGGTTTTATTAATGCCAATTATATCAGTTTCTCTATTCCGTATGCTTCGGGTTCGATACTATCAAATGTTGATGATCTGTTGAAATGGCAATATGCAATAAATGCGAATACCTTATTAAATCCCGCTTCTACAAAGAAAGCATTTGTAAATTATAAGCTAAATGATGGAACAAATATTGATTATGGATATGGATGGCATTTAGAAAAAGTAAAGGATAAAATTGTTCGCGAGCATGGGGGAAGTATTTTTGGCTTTAAATCGATGGGGGTTTACGAACCGACAGAACAGGTTTATGTAGTAGGATTGAGTAATTGCGATTGCAATTCGCCGACTGCAATTACAAAAGAGATTGCTTCATTTTTAATCGACTAG